The Juglans regia cultivar Chandler chromosome 2, Walnut 2.0, whole genome shotgun sequence genome includes a window with the following:
- the LOC108991475 gene encoding peroxisomal membrane protein PEX14, producing the protein MATQSGAPPNPTDGNTQNPELAQQTNQDQQESRAEAPKQSITPSVFVNSEPMREEQVQNAVKFLSHPKVRGSPVIYRRSFLEKKGLTKEEIDEAFRRVPDPQPSAQAGNVNQDGQVKSSSNNQPQAPVQALQPVVAAPTGAMGTLMRYQFHWSHAIFAVGLLAVSGAGTAVLVKKAIVPRLKSWIRKIVSEEENDLAEKRDSKPSLAEEATAAAKAAAAAAADVAKASQEMLQSRNEERRYFEEFTNLLDVQVQEMKSMTNAIRKLEGQTSAQGRSSFVDQEDHKVTISSSQQPYVNGKADYDLHTVRSSSPPKTAEPSIAPHPKSYMDILAMIQRGERPPNIKEINDLPPNPNQQPSNPRLAPRAKPWEYSQAQSMSGQALQSQVNGEGLISNVQDNGINSQLNGDNSVPWWARKNVKITEIENEDEVKAGSYTSQTSEKPVKRTWVPPQPPPVAMPEAAEAIRRPKSSVQKEQLADDQSIAHPSDVTDDLQRITKISESGGAVEINGGSSVLNSTEIQEHGNGFEQSEIGIESV; encoded by the exons ATGGCGACTCAATCCGGCGCTCCTCCCAATCCAACGGACGGGAATACGCAGAACCCtg AACTTGCACAACAAACGAATCAGGATCAGCAAGAGTCCAGGGCAGAGGCTCCCAAACAAAGTATTACACCATCGGTGTTTGTGAACTCCGAGCCAATGCGAGAGGAACAAGTGCAAAATGCAGTGAAATTTCTTTCTCACCCAAAAGTTAGGGGCTCGCCAGTCATCTACAGAAGATCGTTTCTTGAGAAGAAGGGCCTCACAAAGGAGGAGATAGATGAAGCCTTTAGACGCGTGCCT GACCCACAGCCAAGTGCACAGGCAGGCAATGTTAATCAAG ATGGGCAGGTGAAGTCATCATCAAACAATCAGCCACAGGCCCCAGTACAAGCTCTACAGCCTGTAGTAGCTGCTCCTACTGGTGCCATGGGTACTTTAATGCGGTACCAATTTCACTGGTCTCATGCTATTTTTGCTGTTGGATTACTGGCTGTTTCAGGTGCTGGAACAGCTGTACTAGTTAAG AAAGCCATTGTTCCTAGGTTGAAGTCTTGGATACGCAAGATTGTGTCGGAAGAAGAAAATGACCTTGCAGAAAAACGGGATTCAAAACCAAGTTTGGCAGAAGAAGCAACCGCTGCTGCAAAAGCAGCTGCAGCTGCAGCTGCTGATGTTGCAAAAGCAAGCCAAGAAATGTTGCAATCAAGAAATGAAG AGAGGAGATATTTTGAAGAATTTACGAACCTCTTAGATGTGCAAGTGCAGGAAATGAAGTCCATGACTAATGCCATAAGGAAATTGGAAG GACAAACAAGTGCCCAAGGGAGATCCTCCTTTGTTGATCAAGAAGATCATAAAGTCACTATATCAAGTTCACAG CAACCATACGTAAATGGCAAGGCAGACTATGACTTGCACACAG TGAGATCTTCCTCACCTCCCAAAACTGCAGAACCATCAATTGCTCCTCACCCTAAGTCATATATGGAT ATTTTGGCCATGATCCAAAGAGGGGAGAGGCCTCCTAATATCAAA GAAATAAATGATCTACCCCCAAACCCCAATCAGCAACCATCAAATCCTCGTTTAGCACCCAGAGCTAAG CCGTGGGAATATAGTCAGGCCCAGAGCATGTCAGGCCAAGCACTTCAGTCACAAGTAAATGGGGAAGGCTTGATTTCCAACGTACAAGACAATGGAATAAACTCTCAGTTAAATGGTGATAATTCAGTTCCTTGGTGGGCAcggaaaaatgtcaaaatcacaGAGATTGAAAACGAAGATGAAGTCAAGGCGGGGTCATACACTTCACAAACCAGTGAGAAACCAGTTAAGCGTACCTGGGTCCCTCCTCAGCCACCCCCAGTTGCAATGCCAGAAGCAGCTGAAGCCATCCGTCGGCCAAAATCATCGGTTCAGAAAGAGCAGTTGGCCGATGATCAGTCAATAGCGCATCCTTCAGATGTGACTGATGATCTGCAGAGGATCACAAAAATATCTGAATCTGGAGGTGCTGTGGAAATTAATGGTGGGAGCTCAGTGTTGAACTCCACTGAGATACAAGAACATGGCAACGGGTTTGAACAGAGTGAAATCGGGATAGAATCTGTTTAA